A stretch of the Panicum virgatum strain AP13 chromosome 9N, P.virgatum_v5, whole genome shotgun sequence genome encodes the following:
- the LOC120691086 gene encoding UDP-glucuronate 4-epimerase 2-like — translation MAPQLTGAPGSAAAGGGAAAVKPQFHHYHHHRLPPRHHHPAPASLLSKLAFWSVCSLSLLLAFLLLSPSSAPAPRAAPESPRRSLHASPSSTASWGGAAWEKKVRASARVRRPRGHSVLVTGAAGFVGCHAAAALRRRGDGVLGLDNFNDYYYTALKRGRAALLARSGVYVVDGDIADSELLAKLFDVVPFTHVLHLAAQAGVRHALVDPMSYVRANVAGLVALLEAARSANPQPAIVWASSSSVYGLNSHVPFSEHDRTDRPASLYAATKKAGEEIAHVYNHIYGLSLTALRFFTVYGPWGRPDMAYFFFTRDILAGRPITVYESAGGGSHQTTISRDFTYIDDIVKGCVAALDTAGRSTGSGGKKRGPAPFRTYNLGNTSPVPVTQLVDLLEKLLKVKAVRKVVKMPRNGDVPYTHANVSLAQRELGYRPSTDLQTGLKKFVRWYLEYYHPDLAEKQKQHAGSNGKGSRGQNGSLSSAR, via the coding sequence ATGGCGCCGCAGCTGACCGGTGCgcccggctcggcggcggcgggcggcggcgcggcggccgtcaAGCCGCAGttccaccactaccaccaccaccgcctgcccccgcgccaccaccaccccgcGCCGGCCTCGCTCCTCTCCAAGCTCGCCTTCTGGTCCGTCTGCTCCCTCTCGCTCCtcctcgccttcctcctcctctccccctcgtccgcgcccgccccgcgcgccgcgcccgagtccccgcgccgctcgctccACGCGTCCCCCTCGTCCACCGCCTCCTGGGGCGGCGCCGCCTGGGAGAAGAAGGTGCGGGCGTCGGCGCGCGTCAGGCGGCCCCGGGGCCACTCCGTCCTCGTCACGGGCGCCGCCGGGTTCGTCGGCTGCcacgcggccgccgcgctgcgccgccgcggggacggCGTGCTCGGCCTCGACAACTTCAACGACTACTACTACACCGCCCTCAAGCGCGGGCGCGCCGCGCTCCTCGCCCGCTCGGGGGTCTACGTCGTCGACGGGGACATCGCGGACTCAGAGCTGCTGGCCAAGCTGTTCGACGTCGTCCCGTTCACGCAcgtcctccacctcgccgcgcaGGCGGGCGTGCGGCACGCGCTCGTCGACCCCATGTCCTACGTGCGCGCCAACGTCGCTGGGCTCGTGGCGCTGCTCGAGGCGGCGCGCTCGGCGAATCCTCAGCCGGCTATCGTCTGGGCGTCGTCGTCTTCAGTGTACGGGCTCAACTCCCACGTGCCTTTCTCCGAGCATGACAGGACGGATCGACCAGCCTCTCTCTATGCAGCCACCAAAAAGGCCGGCGAGGAGATCGCTCATGTCTACAACCACATCTACGGGCTCTCACTCACCGCTCTCCGGTTCTTCACTGTCTATGGGCCTTGGGGGCGTCCAGACATGGCCTACTTCTTCTTCACCCGGGACATCCTTGCTGGTCGGCCGATCACGGTGTATGAGAGCGCAGGTGGAGGCTCACACCAGACTACCATTTCCCGTGATTTCACCTACATTGATGACATTGTGAAGGGGTGTGTTGCGGCATTGGATACTGCTGGTCGGAGTACAGGCAGTGGAGGCAAGAAGCGAGGTCCAGCGCCATTCAGGACATACAATTTGGGGAACACCTCTCCTGTTCCTGTTACACAGCTAGTGGATTTGCTGGAGAAGCTGCTCAAAGTGAAGGCTGTGAGGAAGGTTGTCAAGATGCCAAGGAATGGAGATGTGCCATATACACATGCTAATGTAAGCCTTGCACAGCGGGAGCTCGGCTACCGGCCATCCACAGATCTCCAAACAGGGCTCAAGAAGTTTGTGCGGTGGTATCTTGAGTACTACCATCCTGACTTGGCTGAGAAGCAGAAGCAGCATGCCGGTAGCAATGGCAAGGGTTCACGTGGTCAGAACGGCAGCTTGAGTAGTGCAAGATGA
- the LOC120691941 gene encoding chloride conductance regulatory protein ICln-like isoform X2: protein MAPGLQRFSDIAGDGAPRLDAASGEELVRVDRAASVALGRRSPEPPGTLFVTTRRVIWLSEEEKGKGYAVDFLAISLHAVSRDLEAYPSPCLYAQIEAEVATDEEAAESNPEANDELELSRVSELRIILGDPGQLDALFDVFCHCAELNPDPNAERNGENGWFHGEDMVDENGTQFSNANPIGQNGGYDLSQSVFELQINDQRFEDADEEQEIHENGH, encoded by the exons atgGCTCCAGGACTCCAGCGCTTCTCCGACATTGCCGGCGACGGAGCGccccgcctcgacgccgcctcCGGCGAGGAGCTGGTCCGGGTGgaccgcgccgcctccgtcgccctcggccgccgctcgccggagccGCCGGGGACCCTGTTCGTCACCACCAG GAGGGTGATTTGGCTcagcgaggaggagaagggCAAGGGCTACGCCGTGGACTTCCTCGCCATCTCGCTCCACGCTGTGTCGCGCGACCTGGAGGCGTATCCCTCGCCCTGCCTCTACGCGCAG ATTGAGGCAGAAGTTGCCACGGATGAGGAGGCTGCTGAATCAAATCCTGAAGCAAATGATGAATTAGAGCTATCAAGAGTCTCTGAATTGCGCATTATACTGGGGGACCCTGGTCAAT TGGATGCACTTTTTGATGTCTTCTGTCATTGCGCTGAACTGAATCCTGATCCTAATGCTG AGCGCAATGGGGAGAATGGTTGGTTCCATGGTGAAGATATGGTTGATG AAAATGGCACCCAGTTTTCCAATGCGAATCCAATAGGTCAAAATGGTGGATATGACCTCAGTCAATCAGTATTTGAG CTTCAAATCAACGACCAGCGCTTTGAGGATGCAGATGAGGAACAGGAGATCCATGAAAATGGACATTAG
- the LOC120691005 gene encoding 40S ribosomal protein S20-1-like, producing the protein MAAAAVYGGLKGKLGVEDAHELQLNRIRITLSSKNVKNLEKVCADLVKGAKDKQLRVKGPVRIPTKVLHITTRKSPCGEGTNTWDRFEFRIHKRVIDLISSPDVVKQITSITIEPGVEVEVTIADV; encoded by the exons atggcggcggcggcagtttaCGGTGGCCTCAAGGGGAAGCTTGGCGTCGAGGACGCCCACGAGCTGCAGCTCAACCGCATCCGCATCACCCTGTCCTCCAAGAACGTCAAGAACTTGGAGAAAG TTTGTGCGGATTTGGTGAAGGGAGCCAAGGACAAGCAGCTGCGGGTTAAGGGACCTGTCAGGATCCCTACTAAGGTTCTCCACATCACCACCCGCAAGTCCCCTTGTGGTGAAG GAACAAACACATGGGATCGCTTTGAATTCCGCATCCACAAGAGGGTGATTGACCTGATCAGCTCCCCTGATGTGGTGAAGCAGATCACCTCCATCACCATCGAGCCTGGTGTCGAGGTCGAGGTGACCATCGCAGACGTGTAA
- the LOC120691941 gene encoding chloride conductance regulatory protein ICln-like isoform X1 — MAPGLQRFSDIAGDGAPRLDAASGEELVRVDRAASVALGRRSPEPPGTLFVTTRRVIWLSEEEKGKGYAVDFLAISLHAVSRDLEAYPSPCLYAQIEAEVATDEEAAESNPEANDELELSRVSELRIILGDPGQLDALFDVFCHCAELNPDPNAERNGENGWFHGEDMVDGGWVHGGEDMVDENGTQFSNANPIGQNGGYDLSQSVFELQINDQRFEDADEEQEIHENGH, encoded by the exons atgGCTCCAGGACTCCAGCGCTTCTCCGACATTGCCGGCGACGGAGCGccccgcctcgacgccgcctcCGGCGAGGAGCTGGTCCGGGTGgaccgcgccgcctccgtcgccctcggccgccgctcgccggagccGCCGGGGACCCTGTTCGTCACCACCAG GAGGGTGATTTGGCTcagcgaggaggagaagggCAAGGGCTACGCCGTGGACTTCCTCGCCATCTCGCTCCACGCTGTGTCGCGCGACCTGGAGGCGTATCCCTCGCCCTGCCTCTACGCGCAG ATTGAGGCAGAAGTTGCCACGGATGAGGAGGCTGCTGAATCAAATCCTGAAGCAAATGATGAATTAGAGCTATCAAGAGTCTCTGAATTGCGCATTATACTGGGGGACCCTGGTCAAT TGGATGCACTTTTTGATGTCTTCTGTCATTGCGCTGAACTGAATCCTGATCCTAATGCTG AGCGCAATGGGGAGAATGGTTGGTTCCATGGTGAAGATATGGTTGATGGTGGCTGGGTTCATGGTGGTGAAGACATGGTTGATG AAAATGGCACCCAGTTTTCCAATGCGAATCCAATAGGTCAAAATGGTGGATATGACCTCAGTCAATCAGTATTTGAG CTTCAAATCAACGACCAGCGCTTTGAGGATGCAGATGAGGAACAGGAGATCCATGAAAATGGACATTAG